One window of Treponema primitia ZAS-1 genomic DNA carries:
- a CDS encoding M15 family metallopeptidase has protein sequence MIKPLSAGAVWSILWFIPIVLLLVSCSPSETPQQAGVGNLAVGGAGTIAGDSGLTGTVIAGADSELVFSEKMRQVLSKALIPGDLSRRIMAAAADGPNFILDLLACLEGDPYLWRLVDKAHALPEGYEPEDLVELTGGAYQINRRGLMLRRAAANALTAMAYAAQAEGVVFLAASSYRSYDYQVEVYARNVREDGQEEADRLSARPGYSQHQTGLVMDFGPIDDSFAKTPAGRWILPNAARFGWSLSFPDGYEAVTGYVWESWHYRYVGPELAAFIDTYFDGIQQYALQFIHQWENTR, from the coding sequence ATGATTAAGCCCCTATCGGCCGGGGCTGTTTGGTCTATTCTATGGTTTATACCAATAGTATTGCTGCTAGTTTCCTGTTCCCCTTCTGAAACCCCGCAGCAGGCAGGGGTGGGAAACCTCGCCGTTGGCGGCGCCGGAACCATTGCCGGAGATTCCGGCTTAACCGGGACGGTAATCGCCGGGGCGGATTCGGAACTGGTTTTTTCGGAAAAGATGCGTCAGGTCCTATCCAAGGCACTGATCCCCGGGGATCTTTCCCGCCGGATTATGGCTGCCGCCGCGGATGGCCCCAACTTTATCCTGGACCTTCTGGCCTGCCTGGAGGGGGACCCCTATCTTTGGCGCTTGGTAGACAAGGCCCACGCCCTTCCCGAAGGCTATGAACCGGAGGATCTGGTGGAACTTACCGGCGGCGCGTATCAGATAAACCGCCGGGGCCTTATGCTCCGCCGGGCAGCCGCCAATGCCTTAACAGCCATGGCCTACGCCGCCCAAGCGGAAGGGGTCGTATTTCTCGCCGCCTCAAGTTACCGTTCCTATGATTACCAGGTGGAGGTCTATGCCCGCAATGTCCGTGAAGATGGTCAGGAAGAAGCGGACCGGCTTTCCGCCCGCCCCGGTTATAGTCAGCATCAAACCGGCCTGGTCATGGACTTTGGCCCCATCGATGACAGCTTTGCCAAAACCCCCGCGGGCCGCTGGATACTGCCCAATGCCGCCCGCTTCGGCTGGTCCCTATCCTTTCCCGACGGCTACGAGGCGGTAACCGGCTATGTTTGGGAAAGCTGGCACTATCGTTACGTGGGGCCGGAACTCGCTGCCTTCATCGACACCTACTTCGACGGGATACAGCAATACGCGCTGCAGTTTATCCACCAGTGGGAGAATACCCGGTAA
- a CDS encoding valine--tRNA ligase: MRAIELEKAFDPKSFEDRIYAQWQETGAFKPRPGDGKGTPFTVVIPPPNVTGVLHLGHGLNNSLQDIVVRFHRMREEPTLWVPGTDHAGIATQNVVERRLKAKGQSRHDLGREKFVEETWKVKNEHHAIISRQLERIGASVDWSRERFTLDEGLSKAVREVFVTLYERDLLYKGNYLVNWCPSCGTALSDDEVDHEDTPGKMYHLRYPVVDSAGKFVELATTRPETMLGDTAVAVHPEDERYTALAGKKVILPLTGREIPVVLDTYVDREFGTGVVKITPAHDPNDWEVAKRHELPVINILTPDGKLNDAVPEKYRGLPVKKAREVVLEDLKAGGFYIKEEDITHAVGHCYRCHTVIEPFLSEQWFVRMKPLADKALAAWRQGEIIFYPKKWENTYQHWMENIRDWCVSRQLWWGHRIPAWYCADCGKTAVSRTDLSVCPHCGSKNIEQDPDVLDTWFSSWLWPFSTLGWPEDTADLKTFYPTTALVTAYDIIFFWVSRMIMAGLEFTGRVPFRDIYIHGLIRDKQGRKMSKSLGNGLDPLELVDEFGADALKFTLAFMCAQGQDLLVDKESFKMGSKFVNKIWNASRYILMNLEGRNLVASPSLLPADKWIYSRLNGAAKTLTEAFLSYRYNDAAQTAYEYFWNDFCDWYVEATKLSLKSGSDTEKDRATTVLLDVLAQSLRLLHPLLPFVTEEIYGKLNAATCSAAQEQLINAAYPVYDEKKYDPKAEADFVFLQELVVLVRTLRSECTISPEKKVRVLVRLGEAKGRILSENAELVKLLAGIANLEGDQTGGEGSRPQGSIAVVGSGFEAFVYIAEAADLGQLKQKFTKDIEKDLKYIGGLESKLANENFLKNAPAELIAAEKLKLEDARKRTGKLESYIRDMA, translated from the coding sequence ATGCGGGCAATTGAACTAGAAAAAGCCTTTGATCCCAAATCCTTCGAAGACCGTATCTATGCCCAATGGCAGGAGACCGGCGCTTTTAAACCCCGCCCCGGGGACGGGAAGGGGACCCCCTTTACGGTGGTCATCCCGCCCCCAAACGTTACCGGTGTCCTTCACCTGGGGCATGGGCTGAATAATTCCCTCCAGGACATCGTCGTCCGCTTCCACCGTATGCGGGAGGAGCCTACCCTGTGGGTGCCAGGCACGGATCATGCGGGGATCGCTACCCAAAATGTGGTGGAAAGGCGGCTTAAGGCTAAGGGGCAGAGTCGGCACGACCTGGGGCGGGAAAAGTTTGTCGAAGAGACGTGGAAGGTTAAGAACGAACATCACGCTATTATTTCCCGGCAGTTAGAGCGGATAGGGGCCAGCGTGGACTGGTCCCGGGAACGGTTTACCCTGGACGAAGGCCTGTCTAAGGCGGTCCGGGAGGTTTTTGTTACCCTCTACGAGCGGGATCTTCTGTATAAAGGGAATTATCTGGTAAATTGGTGTCCCTCCTGCGGGACTGCCCTGTCGGACGACGAGGTGGACCACGAGGATACTCCGGGTAAGATGTACCACCTGCGCTACCCGGTTGTAGATTCTGCGGGAAAATTTGTGGAACTGGCTACCACCCGGCCGGAGACTATGCTGGGGGACACCGCCGTGGCGGTCCACCCGGAGGACGAGCGTTATACGGCGTTGGCTGGAAAGAAGGTGATTCTCCCCCTGACGGGCCGGGAAATCCCTGTGGTCCTTGATACCTATGTGGATAGGGAGTTTGGTACCGGGGTGGTGAAGATAACCCCCGCCCATGACCCAAACGACTGGGAAGTGGCCAAGCGGCATGAACTTCCGGTGATCAATATCCTCACCCCCGATGGGAAGCTCAATGATGCGGTTCCGGAAAAATACCGGGGCCTCCCGGTTAAGAAAGCCCGGGAAGTAGTCCTGGAGGACCTTAAGGCCGGTGGTTTTTACATTAAAGAAGAAGATATCACCCATGCGGTGGGGCACTGTTACCGCTGTCATACGGTGATAGAGCCCTTCCTTTCGGAGCAGTGGTTTGTGCGGATGAAGCCCCTGGCGGATAAAGCCCTGGCGGCATGGCGGCAGGGGGAGATAATCTTCTACCCGAAAAAATGGGAAAACACCTATCAGCATTGGATGGAAAATATCCGGGACTGGTGTGTAAGCCGCCAGCTTTGGTGGGGCCACCGTATTCCCGCATGGTACTGTGCGGACTGCGGCAAAACCGCCGTTTCCCGGACCGATCTTTCCGTCTGTCCCCACTGCGGTTCCAAAAATATTGAGCAGGACCCGGACGTGCTGGATACCTGGTTTTCCAGCTGGCTCTGGCCCTTCAGTACCTTAGGATGGCCGGAAGATACGGCGGATCTTAAAACCTTTTATCCAACCACAGCATTGGTAACCGCCTACGACATTATCTTCTTCTGGGTTTCCCGGATGATCATGGCAGGGCTGGAGTTTACCGGCAGGGTTCCCTTCCGGGACATCTATATCCACGGGCTTATCCGGGACAAGCAGGGCCGGAAGATGAGCAAGAGCCTGGGGAACGGCTTGGACCCCCTGGAACTGGTGGACGAGTTCGGCGCCGACGCCCTCAAGTTTACCCTGGCCTTTATGTGCGCCCAGGGGCAGGACCTGCTGGTGGACAAGGAATCCTTTAAGATGGGTTCCAAATTCGTCAACAAAATCTGGAATGCCAGCCGCTACATCCTGATGAACCTGGAAGGCCGGAATTTGGTTGCAAGTCCAAGCCTCCTTCCAGCGGACAAGTGGATTTACTCCCGGCTTAACGGCGCGGCTAAGACCCTTACCGAAGCATTTCTGTCCTACCGCTATAACGATGCTGCTCAGACGGCCTATGAATATTTCTGGAACGATTTTTGTGACTGGTATGTGGAAGCCACCAAGCTTTCCCTTAAATCCGGCAGTGATACTGAAAAGGACCGGGCTACTACGGTACTCCTGGATGTGCTCGCACAATCGCTGCGGCTCCTCCATCCCCTGCTGCCCTTTGTTACCGAGGAAATCTACGGTAAGCTTAACGCCGCAACTTGCAGCGCCGCGCAGGAACAGCTTATCAACGCCGCCTATCCGGTGTACGATGAGAAAAAGTACGATCCTAAGGCGGAGGCGGACTTTGTGTTTTTGCAGGAACTGGTCGTTCTGGTCAGGACGCTCCGCAGCGAATGTACCATAAGTCCGGAGAAAAAAGTGCGGGTCCTGGTCCGGCTTGGAGAGGCCAAGGGGAGGATACTCAGCGAAAACGCAGAGCTCGTAAAACTCCTGGCGGGCATAGCAAACCTGGAAGGCGATCAAACCGGAGGGGAGGGGAGCCGGCCCCAGGGATCTATCGCCGTGGTGGGCTCCGGATTTGAAGCCTTTGTGTATATTGCGGAAGCGGCGGATCTGGGCCAGCTCAAACAGAAATTTACCAAGGATATCGAAAAGGACCTGAAATATATCGGGGGGCTGGAATCAAAATTGGCCAATGAAAATTTTCTGAAGAATGCCCCGGCGGAACTGATTGCCGCAGAAAAACTAAAGCTTGAGGATGCCCGGAAACGGACGGGCAAACTGGAATCCTATATCCGTGATATGGCCTGA
- the secF gene encoding protein translocase subunit SecF has product MKIIRFSKLFIPAAILSVLLIAAGIISYAIKGFNLGVDFQAGLIQEVQFAPTALSLTYSGRGNAAVSMDRNGLYVVISGVGVEGVTHSFPFANYQTIGDLSAALARVDGIGVDNSTSGAAVTQQLVQSAQGNPVLGSDPYVLHYLPDNLPEIAIEDVRGALSPLGTVSVQVLGADSERRFMVRMEDSEIDGGQGIPAEKIISSLETVFGTGGVAVTRSDYVGSRFSKQLSDQAGLLMGLTLLLILIYASIRFKPQFAVGAVLAIAHDALIIVSFVTWTRMEFNTTTIAAILTILGYSINDTIVIFDRIRETRRIYPDDKFVNILDRALTETLSRTIITTVTTMLAVLSLFIFTTGSMKDFALALLVGMISGVYSTIFVASGFVNWWDVQVTKRSKKKFVLAPSA; this is encoded by the coding sequence ATGAAGATCATTCGTTTTTCCAAGTTGTTTATTCCTGCGGCGATCCTCTCCGTGTTGTTGATCGCAGCGGGGATTATCTCCTATGCCATCAAGGGTTTTAACCTGGGGGTCGATTTTCAAGCCGGTCTTATTCAGGAAGTGCAGTTTGCTCCCACGGCTCTTAGCTTGACCTATAGCGGCAGGGGTAACGCTGCTGTTTCTATGGATCGGAATGGCCTCTACGTTGTCATCTCCGGCGTGGGAGTTGAAGGGGTAACCCATAGTTTCCCCTTTGCCAACTATCAGACCATCGGCGACTTAAGCGCCGCTTTGGCCCGGGTGGACGGCATTGGGGTGGACAATTCTACCAGCGGCGCTGCCGTTACCCAGCAGCTGGTCCAGAGCGCCCAGGGAAACCCCGTGCTTGGTTCGGATCCCTATGTACTGCACTATCTTCCCGATAATCTGCCGGAAATTGCGATAGAGGATGTCCGGGGCGCATTGTCTCCCCTTGGGACTGTTTCGGTTCAGGTTCTGGGTGCAGACAGCGAGCGGCGTTTCATGGTCCGCATGGAGGACAGCGAAATTGACGGCGGTCAGGGTATTCCTGCGGAGAAGATCATAAGCAGCCTGGAAACGGTCTTTGGAACCGGCGGTGTGGCGGTAACCCGGTCGGACTATGTGGGTTCCCGGTTCTCCAAGCAGCTTTCGGATCAGGCGGGTCTCCTTATGGGTCTTACGCTGCTGCTCATCCTTATCTACGCTTCCATACGATTTAAGCCTCAGTTCGCCGTCGGCGCGGTCCTTGCAATTGCCCATGATGCGCTTATTATCGTCTCCTTTGTTACCTGGACCCGGATGGAATTTAACACCACCACGATTGCTGCGATTCTGACCATCCTTGGGTATTCCATCAACGATACTATCGTTATCTTTGACCGTATCAGGGAAACTAGGCGCATTTATCCGGATGACAAATTTGTAAATATCCTGGACCGGGCCTTAACAGAAACCCTGAGCCGCACCATTATTACCACCGTAACCACCATGTTGGCGGTTTTGTCCCTCTTTATATTCACCACCGGGTCCATGAAAGACTTTGCCCTGGCGCTCCTGGTGGGTATGATTTCCGGTGTATATTCCACCATTTTTGTCGCCTCCGGGTTTGTCAATTGGTGGGATGTTCAGGTGACAAAGCGGTCCAAGAAAAAATTTGTTTTAGCGCCCTCCGCATAG
- a CDS encoding glycerol-3-phosphate responsive antiterminator codes for MKTILVKKRRVLAPEEFFALLQKTPVISAVKSAEALEQQLETTSDIVFILFGDILSIPATVARIKDAGKIAMVHLDLIEGLSAREIAVDFLWENTRADGILSTKANLIKHAKLLGFLTIQRFFVLDSMALLNIEKQFPLDHADAVEILPGVMPKIINKIAHITKKPVIAGGLISDTEDIQNALKAGAIAVSTSNPELLQGMRNC; via the coding sequence ATGAAAACTATTCTGGTTAAAAAACGGCGCGTCCTGGCGCCGGAAGAGTTTTTTGCTTTGCTGCAAAAAACTCCGGTGATATCCGCAGTGAAATCTGCGGAGGCGCTGGAACAGCAGCTTGAAACCACCAGTGATATTGTTTTTATCCTCTTTGGGGATATCCTTAGTATTCCCGCTACGGTGGCCAGGATAAAAGATGCGGGAAAAATCGCCATGGTCCATCTTGATCTTATAGAAGGATTGTCCGCCCGGGAGATCGCCGTAGATTTCCTCTGGGAAAATACCCGGGCGGATGGCATTCTTTCCACCAAGGCCAATTTGATTAAACATGCTAAGCTTCTGGGCTTTCTGACCATTCAGCGTTTTTTTGTCCTCGATTCCATGGCCCTCCTTAATATCGAAAAACAGTTTCCCCTGGACCACGCCGATGCGGTGGAAATTCTCCCCGGGGTAATGCCAAAGATTATAAACAAGATCGCCCATATCACGAAAAAGCCCGTCATCGCCGGGGGGCTTATTTCGGATACGGAGGATATACAGAACGCCCTGAAAGCCGGGGCAATTGCGGTTTCCACATCAAATCCGGAACTCCTCCAAGGAATGAGGAATTGCTGA
- the ispH gene encoding 4-hydroxy-3-methylbut-2-enyl diphosphate reductase produces MKVIRARVLGFCMGVRRAMDMADTALLQAAAAVYAMGPLIHNPQAMEDLKKRGLEVLEEDHLPEDLSASSVIIRAHGITPGLETALTKRRATLIDATCPKVKASQLKARSLCGDGYRVFLAGERRHAEIIGIQGYAPDCIILGTPPEAREAAEKLFAREPEARTALIGQTTISEAEYAAIGAEIGKLFPDLRIINTICRATRDRQDSLRELCAQVDAVIVAGGSDSANTRRLLAIAQSFEDAQGRGKPAWLVENAADIPDGLGAYNTLGLCAGASTPDGLIDAIENALQVSS; encoded by the coding sequence ATGAAGGTAATTCGCGCCCGCGTACTTGGTTTTTGTATGGGGGTGCGCCGGGCCATGGATATGGCGGATACGGCGCTGTTACAAGCCGCCGCCGCCGTATATGCCATGGGTCCCCTGATTCACAATCCCCAGGCAATGGAAGATCTTAAAAAACGGGGCCTTGAGGTTCTGGAGGAAGATCATCTTCCGGAGGATCTTAGCGCTTCTTCGGTTATCATCCGCGCCCATGGTATTACCCCCGGCCTTGAGACGGCGCTTACAAAGCGGCGGGCAACACTTATCGACGCTACCTGCCCTAAGGTTAAAGCCAGTCAGTTAAAGGCCCGTTCTCTGTGCGGGGATGGGTACCGGGTTTTCCTGGCCGGGGAGCGGCGGCATGCGGAGATAATCGGCATCCAGGGCTACGCTCCGGACTGTATCATCCTGGGGACCCCCCCGGAGGCCAGAGAGGCGGCGGAAAAACTTTTCGCCCGGGAGCCGGAAGCCAGGACCGCTCTGATAGGACAGACCACTATTTCCGAAGCTGAGTATGCCGCTATTGGGGCGGAGATAGGAAAACTGTTTCCGGATCTGCGTATTATAAATACTATTTGCCGCGCCACCAGGGACCGTCAGGACAGCCTGCGGGAGCTCTGCGCCCAGGTCGACGCGGTCATTGTAGCCGGGGGCAGCGACTCGGCCAATACCAGACGGCTCCTGGCCATAGCCCAGTCATTCGAGGATGCCCAGGGCAGGGGCAAGCCGGCGTGGTTGGTTGAGAATGCCGCAGATATTCCCGACGGGCTAGGCGCCTATAACACCCTGGGGCTCTGCGCCGGGGCATCAACGCCGGACGGGTTAATTGACGCCATTGAAAACGCCCTGCAGGTATCGTCATAG
- the rpoN gene encoding RNA polymerase factor sigma-54, with the protein MQLQRPSFIQEQRLRLNPQQIQSIKLMGLPIVDLREKIEEEIERNPALEVLEDHTLLSLDAAYAPRKEEYDYFETSSDSGFVRKGGDEESAERHKFLEGALSRPETLQEHLLWQFKLEVLDDELRRIGELLIQNLNEDGFHKEPVDLLLKHENPAHIAGVIALIRSLDPVGTCTADYRESLRVQAALLPKAPPGIIDVLDYLEPLERGRIAEVTRKLGRTEEDLRACFERIKELSPFPGRRFAADTTRYVVPDVQVIRKEGEFVIILNDEEIPVLGINPFFMKIAGHTGGTPGEKADDKPARDFVKENIKEARWFIQSINERNHTLLRVSRAIVEFQRPFFVNGPKHIAPLTLRDIAQELGLNESTISRTARGKYMQTEWGIFEIRHFFTNSISGAGSGGSQYSKEGVKEIIKELITTEARHFSDKEITELLSTKGIPLARRTVAKYRNELDLGSSYTR; encoded by the coding sequence GTGCAACTTCAGCGTCCATCCTTTATTCAGGAACAACGCCTCAGACTGAATCCCCAGCAGATTCAGTCTATCAAGCTGATGGGCCTCCCTATCGTTGATTTACGGGAAAAAATAGAGGAAGAAATAGAACGGAACCCCGCCTTGGAGGTTTTGGAAGACCATACCCTACTCTCCCTGGACGCCGCCTATGCCCCACGGAAGGAAGAATACGATTATTTTGAGACCAGTTCGGATTCCGGTTTTGTCCGCAAGGGTGGGGATGAGGAGAGCGCGGAACGGCATAAATTTCTGGAAGGGGCGCTTTCAAGGCCCGAAACGCTCCAGGAACACCTTCTCTGGCAGTTTAAACTTGAAGTCCTGGATGATGAGCTCCGCCGTATCGGGGAGCTGCTCATCCAGAACCTGAACGAAGACGGTTTCCATAAGGAGCCGGTGGATCTGCTCCTAAAACATGAAAACCCGGCCCATATTGCCGGGGTGATCGCCCTGATCCGCTCCCTGGATCCGGTGGGGACCTGTACCGCCGATTACCGGGAAAGCCTCCGGGTCCAGGCAGCCCTCCTTCCCAAGGCGCCCCCGGGAATAATTGATGTTTTGGATTACCTGGAACCCCTTGAGCGGGGCAGGATTGCGGAGGTCACCCGGAAACTGGGCCGTACCGAAGAGGATTTACGCGCCTGTTTTGAGCGTATCAAGGAGCTTTCCCCCTTCCCCGGCCGGCGTTTTGCTGCCGATACCACCCGGTATGTGGTTCCCGATGTACAGGTGATCCGGAAGGAGGGGGAATTCGTTATCATCCTCAACGATGAGGAGATTCCGGTTCTGGGGATCAACCCTTTTTTCATGAAGATCGCCGGCCATACCGGCGGTACACCCGGCGAAAAGGCGGATGATAAACCCGCTCGGGACTTTGTTAAGGAAAATATCAAAGAAGCCCGGTGGTTTATCCAGTCGATCAACGAGCGGAACCATACCCTCCTGCGGGTTTCCCGGGCAATTGTAGAATTTCAGCGGCCTTTTTTTGTGAACGGCCCCAAGCACATCGCCCCCCTGACCCTGCGGGACATAGCCCAGGAACTGGGACTCAACGAATCGACCATATCCCGAACCGCCCGGGGTAAGTACATGCAAACCGAGTGGGGAATTTTTGAAATCCGTCATTTCTTTACCAATTCTATCAGCGGCGCCGGTTCGGGCGGATCACAGTATTCCAAAGAGGGGGTTAAGGAGATAATTAAGGAACTTATCACCACCGAAGCGCGGCATTTTTCTGATAAGGAAATCACCGAACTTCTTTCTACGAAGGGAATCCCCCTGGCCCGGCGCACCGTTGCTAAATACCGTAATGAACTGGATCTAGGATCATCCTATACCCGGTAG
- a CDS encoding YdeI/OmpD-associated family protein: MALTIHKFKADIDMIGINPFVFVPENILKDIFKQAGKEKGPIPIKGNINDKPYKQTLVKFKGYWRLYINTTMLKNSPDRIGETIKLSITFDSSERKITPHPEFVKALEENGNAKIVFDGLPPSRQHEIIRYISFLKTEKSIDKNIKKAIDFLLGNGKFVGRNKP; the protein is encoded by the coding sequence ATGGCGTTAACAATACACAAATTTAAAGCAGATATTGATATGATTGGGATAAATCCATTTGTATTTGTACCGGAAAATATTTTAAAGGACATATTTAAACAGGCCGGGAAAGAAAAGGGGCCTATTCCTATTAAAGGGAATATAAATGATAAACCGTATAAACAGACATTGGTGAAATTTAAAGGTTATTGGCGATTATATATTAATACAACAATGCTGAAAAATTCACCGGATAGAATTGGAGAAACAATAAAACTGTCAATAACATTTGACTCAAGTGAAAGGAAAATAACTCCTCACCCTGAATTTGTAAAGGCTCTTGAAGAAAACGGTAACGCAAAAATAGTATTTGACGGATTACCCCCTTCCAGACAACATGAAATTATTAGATATATTTCATTCTTAAAAACAGAAAAAAGTATTGATAAAAATATCAAAAAAGCAATAGACTTTTTATTGGGGAATGGAAAATTTGTTGGTAGAAATAAACCGTAG
- a CDS encoding HD domain-containing protein, with the protein MTTEEMLRLKGTFLAPYMQLATALIGKVREGGGNMFRHQLDTMATLIDYGYIDSVLLKASIVHDLIEDVPDFNHNLLLATDFEGPEVYDLVLEVTRFPNETKPEFLTRIRESASREAKILKVADRISNMISLGFVLNVEFIGRYTEETVKYIIPIAEEVNTAMLGELNSLVESRRKYVSVFTNQGTGND; encoded by the coding sequence ATGACCACCGAAGAAATGCTTCGCCTAAAAGGAACCTTTCTCGCTCCCTATATGCAGCTTGCCACTGCGCTTATCGGTAAAGTCCGGGAGGGCGGGGGCAATATGTTCCGGCATCAGCTCGATACCATGGCCACCCTGATCGACTACGGATACATCGATTCGGTGCTTCTCAAAGCGTCTATTGTCCACGATCTGATCGAGGATGTTCCGGATTTTAACCACAACCTCCTTTTGGCTACCGATTTTGAAGGCCCGGAGGTGTACGATCTGGTGTTAGAAGTAACCCGTTTTCCCAACGAGACCAAACCGGAGTTTCTTACCCGTATCCGGGAAAGCGCTTCCCGGGAGGCGAAGATCCTCAAGGTAGCGGATCGCATATCAAATATGATCTCCCTTGGATTTGTGCTCAACGTTGAATTTATCGGCCGTTACACCGAGGAGACGGTGAAGTACATCATTCCCATCGCCGAAGAGGTTAATACGGCCATGCTGGGGGAACTGAATTCCCTGGTGGAATCCAGGAGAAAGTACGTGTCCGTTTTTACCAACCAGGGGACCGGAAATGATTAA
- a CDS encoding Ldh family oxidoreductase encodes MAQNTVYESFDKMEAFMKDVFVKVGVPAADAAVCAEVLIESDKRGIDSHGVGRFKPIYIDRIKEGIQFPLTNFEVVKDGLATAVVDGHDGMGQVVGKKAMQMAIDKAKKYGMGMVVARNSTHYGIAGYYATMATKAGMIGITGTNARPSIAPTFGVENMLGTNPLTVGIPSDEDFPFVLDCATSVSQRGKIEHYDRIGKKMPQGWVIDNQGNSETDPAKALDGLTKGTYALAPLGGLGDDTAGYKGYGYATVVEILSAALQQGAFLKALSGIDSNGKKVPYHLGHFFIAIDINAFTELDAFKKTVGDILRDLRASRKMPGHDRIYTAGEKEYLAWLDRKEKGVPLNESLKKTVKQLKEEYKLDAYAFNF; translated from the coding sequence ATGGCTCAGAATACGGTTTACGAGAGTTTTGACAAGATGGAGGCTTTTATGAAGGATGTCTTCGTAAAAGTCGGCGTGCCGGCTGCTGATGCGGCGGTCTGTGCGGAGGTGTTGATCGAGTCCGATAAGCGGGGCATCGATTCCCACGGGGTAGGGCGGTTTAAGCCTATCTATATAGACCGGATCAAGGAGGGCATCCAGTTTCCGCTTACCAATTTTGAGGTGGTAAAGGACGGTCTTGCCACGGCGGTGGTGGACGGCCATGACGGTATGGGCCAGGTGGTTGGGAAGAAAGCCATGCAGATGGCCATTGATAAGGCGAAAAAGTACGGCATGGGTATGGTGGTGGCGAGAAATTCCACCCATTACGGCATTGCGGGGTACTACGCCACCATGGCGACCAAGGCGGGGATGATAGGCATTACCGGTACCAACGCCCGGCCTTCCATAGCTCCCACCTTTGGTGTTGAAAATATGCTGGGGACAAACCCTTTAACCGTGGGAATTCCCTCGGATGAAGACTTCCCCTTTGTGCTTGATTGCGCCACCTCGGTTTCCCAGCGGGGGAAAATTGAACATTACGATAGGATAGGTAAAAAAATGCCTCAAGGCTGGGTTATTGATAACCAGGGCAACAGCGAAACCGATCCTGCCAAGGCCCTGGACGGGCTGACCAAGGGGACCTACGCCTTGGCGCCCCTGGGCGGACTGGGGGATGATACCGCCGGGTACAAGGGTTATGGCTACGCCACGGTGGTGGAGATCCTCTCCGCCGCCCTGCAGCAAGGGGCCTTCTTAAAGGCCCTGAGCGGCATAGACTCAAATGGTAAGAAGGTTCCCTATCATCTTGGGCATTTCTTTATTGCCATAGACATAAACGCCTTTACGGAACTTGACGCCTTCAAAAAGACGGTCGGCGATATTTTGCGGGATCTGCGGGCTTCGAGAAAAATGCCCGGCCATGACCGGATCTACACTGCGGGAGAGAAGGAATATCTAGCCTGGCTGGACAGAAAGGAAAAGGGCGTTCCTTTGAACGAGAGTCTCAAGAAAACGGTAAAACAGTTGAAGGAAGAGTATAAGCTTGATGCTTATGCCTTCAATTTCTAA
- the hpf gene encoding ribosome hibernation-promoting factor, HPF/YfiA family — protein sequence MNTEVKAVHFTLRDDAREYLDRKIARIPNAENMIIDLLVTLTKEAKDFSAEVKVNFRWGVSIHLKETDFELNPAIDKLMGKLETKIIKEKEKVKDVKEKERAEEKRDTSFTPS from the coding sequence ATGAATACAGAAGTTAAGGCTGTCCATTTTACCCTGAGGGATGACGCCCGGGAGTATTTGGACCGGAAAATCGCCCGAATCCCCAATGCGGAAAATATGATCATCGATCTGTTGGTTACCCTGACCAAGGAAGCCAAGGACTTTTCCGCAGAAGTCAAGGTGAACTTCCGGTGGGGGGTCTCAATCCATCTAAAAGAAACAGATTTCGAGCTCAACCCCGCGATTGATAAGCTCATGGGCAAACTGGAAACTAAAATTATCAAGGAAAAGGAAAAGGTTAAGGACGTAAAGGAAAAAGAACGGGCGGAGGAAAAGCGGGATACATCCTTTACGCCTTCTTAA